tggtataatttatttatttaattatatatgatgtaattactACAATGTATTTgatcaattataatataaattatatttgagatgaaataaatatttgaatatgattcaaatattaattatatgaattggattcatataactaaatttaatataattgatttaCATATAATGTCATTGGTAagagaattgaaactataggttatattgtatatgatacaaaattaaaccataggttatatgttatatatgatataatatatagttatgtACATAGATATATNNNNNNNNNNATATGTTTCTATTCGATTTAGtttattattgttttgattctcgattttaggttaatttttcatttttttttcttctcatttttaattttaattttgaaattaaattcatttttaattctcttctcctctctagcaattccctttttcttccaaaaagtcagagcccacaaaactcctagattctcatcctagagaatacagaggaaaccATTTTATGGTGCCCATTTGAGataaattagggtttcgagtTCCTGATTTTTTgcagaaaaggaaaaacatgaAGATTAGATTTTCAACAGTAAGTCTTTATTCTCCctattctattttttctttttcttatttatttataagcatgttgaattttatattaaatgcataatgTTCTGTATTTcttctgtaaaattaaaaatttagtaaaatttgAGATTTGGGTCCGACCCCCGTTTTCAATCAAGGACCTTCACCAGATTCTTCAATAACATGTATCTcaatcctagaatataagatttgacattgcgatcaaatcttatggctttgaacaaaatgttgacgaaccttatgtttacaagaataTTGTCAACAAGACTATAGTTTTTCTGGTACTATATGTTGATGAAAGACTATCGCAATTACAAATAGGgagatgctcaatatgttcttggaatccaaataattcgtaatcgcaagaacaaaacgttagctttatctcaagcatcctatatagataagatgttgtctaaatataagatgcaaaattccaagaggggtttattacctttcaggcatggaattcgtTTGTCTATAGGAACAATAtcataagacacctcaagaaattgagtCTATGAAACCAATTCCATATAAATTAGCAactgggagtttgatgtatgcaatgttgtgtacacgcCTAGACTATATTATGCAATAAGAATAATCAGCAGATtccagtccaatcctggatatgatcattagattgccgttaagaatatcctcaagtatctttagagaacaaGGAACTATAAGCTTGTGTATGGTACTAAAGATATGATTCTTACAGagtacactgattctgattttcaaaccgatgaTCAGGATTCTAGGAAACCTACTTCGGGATTAGTATTCACTTTAAATGGAGGAGGTGCAATATGGAGGAGtataaaacaaaattgtattattgactccaccatggaagcgtAGTGTGTAGTTGCATGTGAAGTACCAAAAGAAACAGTATGGCTaaggaagttcttgactgatttggaaatagttccaaatatgcatctgtctatcaccctctattatgataaagtggagcagttgcaaattccaaAGAACTAAGAAGCCATAAGTGCGGAAGCACATCGAGTGCAAGTACCACCTCATCAAGGATATAGTACACTATACATAAGCTTGTAAATAGTTTTAGTATTATCTTTGGCTTTGACATCAAGTTCCTATTTGGGTTGCTAAATTGCTCATGGCTTCTATTGATAATATTAGTTGTTTGGTAGTCATTGGTTTGTTGATAAAGTGAGTTGTTGTTATGTTAATATCTTTGTTAGTAACTTTTGTTATCGTTGGTAGTCATGTTATTTTTGGATTTATAATTAGTGTACTAGAAGACTTTAATGAATGTATTGAAAATAATCTTGGTGATAAGTTGTTTGTAATTTTGATATTGGAACATACgacttataaatagttttgttgTTGATCAGTGTTTGgctgtatgtcctaaaactcgcagtatgtaatctttaaacatattctattttcaataaagttgttattgaggtttattcaataaagttgttattgaacttGTAAACTGCACTTgtaataacctaaatccaataaactaacgaacccctGGCTATAGGCATGAATGCTTGAACTTTATGCAGAGACATCAAAGTGGATCAAGTtggagtatatagccaaaatagtcaaTAAGAATAAGGATAGGGTTGGGAACCTTATCTTGAAAATATGGATGCGATGCACTTTGTATataatacaaatgatatgagtccaaaatcgttcatgtagagacatacgagtggaggcatcctattcaaaagatgtttgcataagactgggcCATGAAAtcgtcacttttctttataataaccgttacttttaaattaactatttcaaattcgatacctaaggtaactcgatcttaatcctgagctaattatgaactcctatttattcgagattatcctttaatctgcatgggtgacaAAAGCTCATCATCGCCGCTtgataagcctcccattttaggggtaagactagataAATAGCTAGGGTCATAgttttgcaagatgaaattcactcctacctgacttcagggatagtagatatgttgttcccttaagtactgactcctaaTCTTGAATAAGGAGCCTCGCCCTCTCTATGACTGAGAGGGACTCGTTTTAGTGGTAAGaccacaaactaattgttcattagtggattagCTGAGACTTCAGGAGCAAGATATATTagaagggtaaaacgataattttgacccaactgtaaatacaaacaacctgtgaaggatcaacttattgattatggttaaatcgagtggacagaaatatatctacactgAGGAGAGTgaaactattgggctttagtggagtgtctcgatagttaatgaatattaattaatttggattaaaaaagtttggccaattaatctcaaaacattggagttcatgatctgtaggtccattaggcccctctactagctcataaatggattaaaccttatTATAGTGTGTtgggaaaatttgaaatgttcaaattcgaataagggtttggattattatatttgatataataaatgtttagttatcaaaatacaaaaaaaatcggagagttaaaatatttaaatttgatttaaatattatatatgaatatggattcatatttgaattaggtattttattaatttgatatttgatattaaattaattttaaattaattaaattttttaattatttatttatttatgaaaaaattttgattttggaaattccaatttgattttgatttaaaaataaattggttttaatttagaataaataaataaatgattttaaaataaaagtgtGATAATCCCACGTACCATTACACCTAATTAAGCTTTTTAATGGAAAATTGGGTGTCAAATTGTAATGAATTTTATTTGCATgccaattttatataaatacatgttttaatacaaattaaaaggaaatttaaaaaaaaaaaaaaaaaaaaagctgaagctgaaattaattttcttttttgaaaatttttctctccaaatcCAAAAATCTAATTTCCTATCAATTTGGGTTCCACTACCCATTCTAAGACCACAAAAATGGTAGAGAAGCTCTTGTGGTTGTCTACACCAAGGTTTCACGAAAAAATTCACAGTAGATTAAAGTAATTAAGAGAATTCTTCAAAAGTTGTACATATTAACCTTAAATTCTAGAAATCTAATATTGCATGTTAATtcactaaaattaatgtaattagagtagTTAGATTCTAAATTACTTCTTAATGTTGAATGTAAACTCTAACAATAAGTTCAtggtttattatatataattttgtctttgatatcaaatttttattttcatgatTGGGTTGttaaattgttaaattgttcATGGCTACCATAGCCCAATTTTGTACTAGTGCCTTTTCCTTTAGATTTGACAAGCTTAATTGCTTGGTTTCAAAaaatttgttgatgatttttattaagttgtttttgtttataagtttaaaattttcCTAATGAAACtaagaagaaaattttaaaatatctcaATTAGTGAAAACATCATGTTAAATAATCTATTGAACTTTTGTACTGATCTTTACTTTTTAACCATAGTTTTCGATATGTTAAgaaaatgcttttttttttttttttttttttttgcagggaAAACCTCCAGATTGGGAGGATTTTGTTGGTATGACGAGATTCAGTTGCACGAATATTTTGGTTTTGTTCTCCTTTTTATTGGATGTATCTATATGACCCTCGAAAGTAGACAATCAACTCTCTAGATCTTTAGACTTTAGAGCTTTATGTATATACTAGTCAATATAACTTGTTGATAGGTTAGTTAAACAATTTATCACTTTCTTTGTTGTGAATTacttaatttttgtgtttgtttaaAATTGAGTTGTATATAAAATCGcaattaatatttttgtttttatacatgtgtcaataaaaatattattgatttgtACATGCGTaaggaaagaaaaaagtatatatatatatatatatatcaataaaaaaaccATAAGACATTTAATAGCGAAcaattattgataaaaattagGTAAAAATCCAATATTAAAGatgatcttcaatgtcggttcaAAATCGACATTGAAGATAGTATTCAATATCGGTTGATAACTCATATTGAAGATAATTATCATTGAAATCTTTGTCATCTATAATGTCGATTgtaaaccgatattaaagacgTTTTATAACACAATCTTCGATGTcggttttcaaccgacattgtacCCCTATAatatcagttttaaaccgatacTAAAGCccaattttgtagtagtgtgCTAGTAGGGTCACTTACGGAGTATTTTTATACACACCATTTCTTATGATATGTTTTCAAGTAAAGGCAAAGGATAGATCAACGAATGACAAGAAGAATTCGTGACCATGCCCATGAGACTAGATTGAAGAATCCGTGACCATGCCCATGAGACTATATTGACGTTTCTACATATGTTTTATCATGTATTTCATGTTCTAGATTCTTGTAGTCAAATGTTtgatatcattattttttttcttattttaaacaTATGTTCAGGGATACACCGAACAAAGGTTTTTCGTtatttttaacatttattttgttgaaatgctatattttatatatatataaaaggttTGATTCTTTTTATTTAAGTTGCAAAAGGTTTATTTTCAAGTGTATACATGTATGTAATAACATACTATTAactaatgttaaaaaaatattatgctAATTACCATTAAGTTAAATTCGTCGTATACGTTTTCCTAAATTAAAAGAATCTAAATTTTGTTGTAATGACACACATCATTAAAGTCAACATCAAAAAGTATTTGGGATACCAGAAATTTAATGCAATAAATTGAGGTGGTGGATGGTAGTTGCTTACTTTACACGTAAGTAGCTAATTCTTTATGGATACTTATAATCATTCACTAAGCACATCTCTCTCCCTTACACACCTATCTATTAGTTTTGAGTGCAAACATAGATAGTAGGGACTTAATTAGAATGCATGTAGTATTATTATCTACCAATAATAGATTGTTTGATTTCTATCATtgaatgatagaagtctatcgtagTTTATTATTATCGATAAATAGTGATATtctgttatatttaaaaatatttaaataattttatcatttaaaataactatccataaaaaaatattaacgatattagttatattaatttaaaaactataCGATTTCTGTCAATTAGAgaataacttaattaattaagacaTTTGTTTTTGATAgaaaaaattagagagaaacaatttcttttcttctataTGTTTGTTCCAAAATAAAAGAATCCCCAACATATGttgttaaaaaacaaaataaataaataataaaagagaaaacaacTACAAAAggctatataatatatatttttttcaaaaatagcgttaaattatttagaaaaagTAAAGAGGTAGAATTGAAGTTGTCTTAAATCtatcatttataaatttaaatttctaatttaccATTCACTAATGGCATAATGGGACTATTTAACTTGTAAgtagatttttttaattcaataggTATAGTTGATGGTAACAAGACAACTATCCTTGTCGAGTTGTGTACTCCACAAATTAATGATTTTAGGGTGTCATccataaaagtaaaaataaaatcattgtGAATGTAAAAATATTGTCATTTTTTAATTATCCAAATGTCAagtgatattaaaaaaatatatattttattagaaaactcAAAGCTTTCCAAAAGGAATAATTGGAAAAAATTAGAagttttagttatttataaAGAAACCAAGAAACTATGTCACAATGAATCtttagtaatttaaaattttattttaatcgatgaagattaaaataagttattttaaaaacttattcataaaatttattttatcatactACAAATAGTGATTGTAGTATGATAAAATACTATGAATTTATTGTGGAGCTAACGTTATGCAATTTAataaaccaacttattataGTAAACCAACCACTAACTTTTTTATGGCAATTTAATGCAATAAACTACAGCTGGGTTGATTTTGTGCCTTATACATTACATTAATGTCTTTCTACATTTAATTTTGATGCTTAATCCCAACTGTTTACTTTTGCTCTCTatgaacctaattgattatgaATGCTACGAATAGTATGTACACGTGTTGGGTTTGAGTTCGAAGAGTATTTTAGACCGATCAAAAAATTCAGGTTGGTCGAGTTGGTTACTCAAAAACTTCAAAGAGGGTCTCCATTCTCCAACTCAATCCTTAAAATTCAAGTTTGAGTTCGGTTATGTTGTTGGATTATtatcatatttttcttattaatttaaaatatttcgaTTTATCTACAACACATgacttaataaataaaatattgtataattcaaatgtcaaatatcaaatatatatccATGTTATCTATTACAAGCtttaaacaaatataaacaTCATAACAattgttgggaatgcgaccaaagtctCACATTGGCTAGATAAGGGGAGGATCATGAATATATAAGTGATGACAATTATTTTTATTCGTATTAGGTCTTTTGGGGTGAACCAAAAGTAAAGCCATGAAGATTTATgtccaaagtggacaatatcatatcgTTGTGGAGATAGTTGGAGGGTCGTTGTCCCTATCAACAATACTAAAAGAATAACATCAATTTAAGTCCTAACcgaacaaaaatagaaaaatccctATCAACAATACTAAAAGAATAGCATCAATTTGAGACCTAATcgaacaaaaatagaaaatttcaaTCCAACTTAACCGAGAATCATTTGAATAACCCAACTCATTGATGCTATCTTTTCATCAATCAAGTACAACAATTTTCTTGGTCCAGTCATAAAGAGTTATTCAAGTACAATAtgacaaataatataatttgatacctatatttatataaataaaaacaaaaaattaaaattgaaatctaTTGATGAAGTGTCAATATGTTAATATTGTTGTTCCTCTCTTCCTCATTATATCCTTCTACTTTTACCTATTTTCTTCGACTACCTATATGTTAtgatatacattataatatatatacatacatacatacgtGTATActtaaatcattaaaattttaatacttGAACTTCAAAAGTCGTGTTTAgtaaatcaataaaattgacacactattataaaattaggctttaatgtcagtttaaaactgaTATTAAAGGATACAGTGTCGGTTGAAAAACCAACATTgaagatcgtgttataaaaggtctttagaGTCGGTTCTAGACCGACATTATAGGTGACCAAAATTTCATTACAAATTATCTGTAATGTTGGGttgaaaaccgacattgtacatcATCTTCAAtatcagtttaaaaccgacattgtataccatctttaatgtcagttgttTACCAAATTTTTTCAACAATTGTCTGTTTTTTTAATGCCTCACTTTTTAAATTatccaatccatttttaatatTGGTCAAAgagttaaaaacgacattaaATGTCTTGTGTTAGGTCAAGAAATATCTGtcatcatattttattaaatttttaaaaaattgatactTGTGTTTCGTGCCTAGTATATTATGCATGTATACTGTTCTGCATGGCAAGCCAACAAAACTAGCTCATTGTACAAGTACTTCTATAATATATGGACAACGACTTGTTCCTCTACAAACTACAATCACTATCTAACTTAACTtccattatatttataaactaatttacattctattaagataaaataaaaataaaaataaattcagcCTTACACAAATCGCCCAACAAAACTAGCCCATTATGTTCCAATCTCATTGATCTCTTTTTGGGTATATGCATTTCTTTGATTTACCAAGAATATTGCACAACTGAATCTCGTCTTACCAACAAAAGTCTACCGATCTAAAAGTTTTATCtgcaaaaaaatcaaatgaaactaaattaacaacaaaataaatattataactaaaagggaaattatttcaaatggtaaaattgttgagaatatttacaagatataaaaaaattgtagaattatcaatgatagacgctgatagatactgatagacttctattatcaatgtctatcaatgtcactgatagatattgatagaagtctatcagtgtccatctgcatttatcattgatagttctaaaattttgctctatcttgtaaatattttgattcattttttatatttaaaaatagcccAAACTAAAATATACTAATTATCCGATAGTTATCCTCCTCATTTAGTAATAGGGCCATAGTATATGTGAAGGTATTGGAGATATTCGGTAAAGATGACTACAATTCTAACAAGCTTGCAAATGAATTAGCCCTttctagagagagaaaaaaataataatacaatcCTTTTCTAAACTTTGGGAGGttagaattaaatcaattactAGGAACAAATTTACCTTGCAATCACATAAATACATATAATGGAATAGGACatactttatttcaaataatacaatattttatcCAAAGAACAAACAATAGTGAATAAATACTCCATCTCCTTCGTTGCCCTCCATCATACATGTATTTCCTTACGAATCAAATGTTTATATCACACAATATATATTCAAACTCACAACATCTTGTATATTATGAACAATGATTCTTCAGAAAAAGAGTGTGTTAAAAGCAATGTAGAAGAGACATTCTAATTACACCACTTAATAAATTCTCTCTACTGTAGATACTGgatgtaaaaatataaaaattaccgCAATGTTATCGTTGCTGCTTCGAGTTGTATCTTCCATTGCGAGTCGTTTCAAGTACATTCCTGGATCTTTGACAGTGTCCCTGGTTATACCAACTACCTCAGAGTTGCTAAGGACATCCCACAATCCATCACTAGCCATAACCTGTGTTACAGAAAGATTCGAAATCAAGAAATAGAACAGTGCAGCTGGTAGTTGAACCGTTGTCGACCTCTTTCTGTTAAGTAttgtaaccaccagagcttCATTGTTGGCCGAATCGCCTGCACGTATATAAACGAAATCGAATGTgagattaaagaaaaaaaagtgaataaTAAATTGAGAGAGTAAGGCATTTGTTCGGTAATACTTTGAAGAGTAATAAAAGGGAACCTCCCAATTTGTACAGTGGACTAGGCCTTTGGCTGAACCACTTAAACTCCTGTGTCTTTTCTTCTTACCTCTACGAtagtttagattttgctaaggtatcgtttacacgatcgtgtagttcctattgcatcgtgtagctcctcaattgtcgtctatacgatcgtctagtttcaGTCAATTGTCGTATACACGATCATCTAACGCTTCCTCCAATCGTTTACTTAATTGAACTATCATTTAGTTCTTGgtgcatcgtctatatgatcgtgcAGCCTTCTGGAAAATGACATAAGGATTTTCAAGTTTCAACATTCTATTGCCCCTAactcttgaattgttatcaACCGTTATATCTGAGTGTATTATGATTATTAACATAAAAATCTTGACATCTAAGACAACAACCTGATGTATGCAACATCATGTTCAAGCATAAGCACACGAAGAACAAATCATCAAATCAACTAGAATACCTTATATTTCAGCACCCAATTAGTCCTTTCCACTTAGATTTAGCGGTGGCATGTTATTTTAGAAGACATATGTAAAGAAAATTGGGAGAAAGTAACATACCTCTAAAAGTGACCATCTGGGATGAGAGCAACcccaaaagtttaaaaataaagtgTATCAATGGTGTGCAAATTACCTGATCAAGAGCACAAGCGAAAAGATATTGAAATAAAATGCCCAAAATCAAAACTGTAACTATTCCTAGTTTCGGTTAAATGCAATTACATAGTTCCTCAATTTCTAAGCTTATAAACTTACCAAAAATAACTTGAACCAATGCTTACATAGTTCCTTTTAAAGTCTGGACTAGCTTCAATTCACTTGGATTGGACCATAAAAGGTCCAAACCGCTATTACACTCTCTATAATAACAAAATCAAATCCAACATACCACAACAACTAGGTCACAGCCGGCTCTGCAAGCAACCTAACAATGTAACCTAGCAATGTTATGATATTGTGATCAGCACTTATTCCAAACCAAACTTGTTAATCTCTTCCTTGTGATTATATGAAACTTTACTAAGGCTCACGAGGGAGTGTTTTCAACCACTGAATAAGAGAGTTAAAAGTTATATAAAGACATTTTACTTAAAACCATATGTAAGAGAAGAAACTTATATATCCTAGAAATTAGGCTTatcaaaatgaagaaaaaattagTAATTGTAATCGAATAGAAAAGATAATAGTAACCGAATTCATTTGGCAAAATACATGaagatcaaaaaaaaaaaaacgtataaacaaataaaaacaagCAAAACTTATGAAAATAAATCAACACAACAAGGTTATAAAACTCATAAACATAAACTATGAGTTTCACCCAAACAGCATAATTCCAAATCACACCTTATCACAAGTGTCCTTAAAAGACTTACCCAAATGTGAGTTGATCCAAAAATCATCTAAGATTCCAATCAAAGGCTTCCTTCTGAACACAAGTCAATATCATGATTTTATCAGAACAATAATCTTCGAGTTCAATAGTTCAAGTTCAACATATTTGATCCAACTAGTTATTTCCTTGCGTGAAGCAGATGGAATTACACATGAAGTTACTGTCCAACAACAATGAAAAGGCTTACAATAGCCTGGCATGTTGTTGACAGAAGCAAGCTACAACTTCTTGGTGTTTGTTGCATGataattgtatcatattttCCAAGAACCCACTTGTTTTATTTGGTAATATTTATGGTTTTGGTAATAAAATCTCATTACTATATTGATTGGTGCTGCAGGAAGCAAGAATAGATCAGTCCACGCTACAATAATTTGGACCTTTTCTGTTGATTTTCGTCGAGATTAGTTAGAAAGAGCGTCGGTCGAACTTTTGCCGACGGCTAATTAATCGTTGGGAGGACAATGGACAAAGCCTCACCAGCGTAACCTTCCAGCCCATTGGTATAACACGCAATCGTGGGGTAAAACAGCTATCTCGACGGACGGAGAATAGGACCTTTATCCCGACCCTAAACAAGACCGTCGGGATAATTATTAAACCCCGACGGTCTTTTTGCCCGACGGTGCAAGGTCACCATCAGTATAATTGGATATATCCCGACCGTGAGAAATTAGAGCCACCATCGAGAGATATTTAAATTATCCCGATGGTGACCTTGTATCGTCGAGCAAAGTTTTTTTTATCCCGACGATCTTTATGAATTACGATCGTCGAGCGAACCGACTTACGTGGACGGTGTGTTTGCATCATCGGGATTTCATAGATTTTTCGACCCCGTGGACTGTCAGGGTTTTGTTTATTACCgtcgagagaagaagaaaaatgcattaaatatgGTTTTTTCCGACCCCTTGTAGCATCGGGATTATATATTTAACCGTCGaaattagctttttttttttaattctttacttaatttttttttttcaaatgtcaaAGCTATTTCAATTTTACAAATATCATTCAAACTAATATAAAAATTGCCAAAATCAAGTAAATGTCATACCACATGAAAATATTATATAGAAAACATGTTTGAATTTCAAGTCTTAAACATACTATTCGTTTCATACTGTTAGAAATTA
This DNA window, taken from Benincasa hispida cultivar B227 chromosome 6, ASM972705v1, whole genome shotgun sequence, encodes the following:
- the LOC120080345 gene encoding uncharacterized protein LOC120080345 isoform X1, which produces MIFGSTHIWVICTPLIHFIFKLLGLLSSQMVTFRGDSANNEALVVTILNRKRSTTVQLPAALFYFLISNLSVTQVMASDGLWDVLSNSEVVGITRDTVKDPGMYLKRLAMEDTTRSSNDNIAIKLLDR
- the LOC120080345 gene encoding uncharacterized protein LOC120080345 isoform X2; translated protein: MVTFRGDSANNEALVVTILNRKRSTTVQLPAALFYFLISNLSVTQVMASDGLWDVLSNSEVVGITRDTVKDPGMYLKRLAMEDTTRSSNDNIAIKLLDR